A single genomic interval of Peromyscus leucopus breed LL Stock chromosome 7, UCI_PerLeu_2.1, whole genome shotgun sequence harbors:
- the Iqcf6 gene encoding IQ domain-containing protein F6 isoform X1 has translation MTDEWTLKTKAMDIQTVSTALSEETCLVDIEQCVKLEKTAIKIQSWWRGNMVRRTLLHAALGAWAIQCWWRSVQTKMLEQRRCLALKLYTCQEWAVVTVQARVRMWQTRRRFLQARQAACIIQAHWRWHASQTRGMIRGHYEVRASQLELDIEILMT, from the exons ATGACAGATGAGTGGACTCTAAAGACCAAGGCCATGGACATACAAACTGTGAGTACAGCCCTTTCAGAAGAGACTTGCCTAGTGGATATCGAGCAGTGTGTAAAG ttAGAGAAGACAGCCATAAAGATTCAGTCATGGTGGCGTGGCAACATGGTCCGGCGAACACTACTGCATGCAGCACTTGGAGCGTGGGCCATCCAGTGCTGGTGGAGGTCGGTGCAAACCAAGATGCTGGAGCAAAGACGGTGCCTGGCACTAAAACTCTACACCTGCCAGGAATGGGCAGTGGTGACGGTGCAGGCGCGTGTCCGCATGTGGCAGACCCGCAGACGATTCCTCCAGGCACGCCAAGCTGCCTGCATCATCCAGGCTCACTGGCGCTGGCATGCCAGCCAAACCCGAGGCATGATCCGGGGCCACTATGAGGTCAGAGCCAGCCAGCTGGAGCTTGACATCGAAATTCTTATGACCTAG
- the Iqcf6 gene encoding IQ domain-containing protein F6 isoform X2, with product MVRRTLLHAALGAWAIQCWWRSVQTKMLEQRRCLALKLYTCQEWAVVTVQARVRMWQTRRRFLQARQAACIIQAHWRWHASQTRGMIRGHYEVRASQLELDIEILMT from the coding sequence ATGGTCCGGCGAACACTACTGCATGCAGCACTTGGAGCGTGGGCCATCCAGTGCTGGTGGAGGTCGGTGCAAACCAAGATGCTGGAGCAAAGACGGTGCCTGGCACTAAAACTCTACACCTGCCAGGAATGGGCAGTGGTGACGGTGCAGGCGCGTGTCCGCATGTGGCAGACCCGCAGACGATTCCTCCAGGCACGCCAAGCTGCCTGCATCATCCAGGCTCACTGGCGCTGGCATGCCAGCCAAACCCGAGGCATGATCCGGGGCCACTATGAGGTCAGAGCCAGCCAGCTGGAGCTTGACATCGAAATTCTTATGACCTAG